The following are encoded in a window of Rhizobium sp. 11515TR genomic DNA:
- a CDS encoding single-stranded DNA-binding protein, giving the protein MAGSVNKVILIGNLGADPEIRRTQDGRPIANLNIATSETWRDRNSGERREKTEWHRVVIFNEGLCKVAEQYLKKGAKVYIEGALQTRKWQDQNGQDKYSTEIVLQGFNSTLTMLDGRGEGGGSMEGGSRGGRGGGDFGGGYGGDYGGGDDYGQSSSSQGSSRGGGGSRGGSSQGGGNFSRDLDDDIPF; this is encoded by the coding sequence ATGGCCGGTAGTGTGAACAAGGTAATTCTGATTGGGAATCTCGGGGCGGACCCCGAAATTCGCCGCACGCAGGATGGCCGCCCGATCGCCAATCTCAATATCGCAACGTCGGAAACCTGGCGCGACCGTAATTCCGGCGAGCGCCGGGAAAAGACGGAATGGCATCGCGTCGTCATCTTCAATGAAGGCCTCTGCAAGGTCGCCGAACAGTATTTGAAGAAGGGCGCCAAGGTCTATATCGAAGGCGCTCTGCAGACTCGCAAGTGGCAGGATCAGAACGGCCAGGACAAGTATTCGACCGAAATCGTGCTGCAAGGCTTCAATTCGACGCTGACGATGCTCGATGGCCGCGGCGAGGGCGGCGGTTCCATGGAAGGTGGAAGCCGCGGCGGTCGCGGCGGCGGTGATTTTGGTGGCGGCTACGGCGGCGATTACGGCGGCGGCGACGATTATGGCCAGTCGTCCTCTTCGCAGGGCTCTTCCCGCGGCGGCGGTGGTAGCCGTGGTGGCAGCAGCCAGGGCGGAGGTAACTTCTCGCGCGATCTGGATGATGACATCCCGTTCTGA
- a CDS encoding MarC family protein → MASADTLINAFTTLLVTVDPPGLAPLFIGLTAGMNRAERKQVALRGSLIAFFILAAFALFGASVLGVLGISIGAFRIAGGLLLFWIAFEMVFERRQDRKEKTTEVAITKDHIRNIAVFPLALPLIAGPGAISATILLAGSLQTTLDRAQLIGVIAVNLALVFAALAISDRLDRMLGATGRAILTRLLGVILAALAAQFVVDGAKAALQAG, encoded by the coding sequence ATGGCGAGCGCAGATACGCTGATCAATGCCTTCACGACTCTGCTCGTAACTGTCGATCCGCCGGGGCTCGCGCCGCTTTTCATCGGACTTACGGCCGGCATGAACCGGGCGGAACGCAAGCAGGTGGCGCTACGCGGATCGCTGATCGCCTTCTTCATCCTTGCGGCCTTTGCCTTATTCGGCGCGAGCGTGCTTGGTGTGCTCGGCATCTCCATCGGTGCCTTCCGTATCGCCGGCGGCCTGCTGCTGTTCTGGATCGCCTTCGAAATGGTGTTCGAGCGGCGGCAGGACAGGAAAGAGAAGACGACGGAGGTCGCCATTACGAAGGATCACATCCGCAATATCGCGGTCTTTCCCCTCGCCTTACCATTGATCGCCGGTCCCGGCGCCATCTCGGCCACCATTCTGTTGGCCGGCTCGCTGCAGACGACGCTCGACCGCGCGCAACTGATCGGCGTCATCGCCGTCAATCTGGCCCTGGTCTTTGCGGCGCTTGCCATTTCAGACAGGCTCGACCGAATGCTCGGCGCCACCGGCCGCGCCATTCTCACCCGGCTGCTGGGGGTTATCCTTGCGGCGCTTGCCGCGCAGTTCGTTGTAGATGGGGCAAAAGCGGCGCTACAAGCAGGTTAA
- the gyrA gene encoding DNA gyrase subunit A, producing MTEQTPPGGGKLPPGIEPISIMEEMQRSYLDYAMSVIVSRALPDVRDGLKPVHRRILYAAHQSGYHWNRKYVKSARPVADVMGSYHPHGDASIYDALVRMAQDWSMRVPLIDGQGNFGSIDGDPPAAMRYTESRLTKVAHELLEDIDKETVDFQENYDATTEEPKVLPARFPNLLVNGSGGIAVGMATNIPPHNLSEVINGCIALIDNPAIELPEMMEIIPGPDFPTGAKILGRAGIRSAYETGRGSVVMRGVATIEPMRGDREQIIITEVPYQVNKASMIEKMAELVREKRIEGISDLRDESDRQGYRVVVELKRDANADVILNQLYRYTPLQTSFGCNMVALNGGKPELMNLMDMLRAFVAFREEVISRRTKYLLRKARDRAHVLVGLAIAVANIDEVIRVIRQAPDPQSAREELMTRRWNAADVESLIRLIDDPRHRINEDGTYNLSEEQARAILELRLARLTALGRDEIDEELNQIGAEIKDYLDILSSRARIQTIVKEELAAVRDEFGTPRRTEIVDGGLEMDDEDLIAREDMVVTVSHLGYIKRVPLTTYRAQRRGGKGRSGMTTRDEDFVTRLFVLNTHTPVLFFSSRGIVYKEKVWRLPIGTPTSRGKALINMLPLEPGERITTIMPLPEDEDSWDNLDVMFTTTRGTVRRNKLSDFVQVNRNGKIAMKLEEEGDEILSVETCTEHDDVLMTTALGQCIRFSVSDVRVFAGRNSIGVRGISLASGDRIISMTIVRHVDAEPWERAAYLKRSVSERRSATGDDEEIALVGEEVTEEGQLSDERYEELKALEQFVLTVSEKGFGKRSSSYDFRISGRGGKGIRATDTSKTGEIGELVAAFPVEDGDQIMLVSDGGQLIRVPVGGIRIASRATKGVTIFSTAKDEKVVSVERISEPEGDEDDASAAEDDVAAGEAGDAGSEGSSEE from the coding sequence TTGACTGAGCAAACACCACCCGGCGGCGGGAAGCTCCCGCCAGGCATCGAGCCGATTTCCATCATGGAGGAAATGCAGCGGTCGTATCTCGATTACGCCATGAGCGTGATCGTCAGCCGCGCGCTTCCCGACGTCCGTGATGGTCTGAAGCCCGTTCATCGGCGCATCCTTTATGCGGCGCATCAGAGCGGCTATCACTGGAACCGCAAATATGTGAAGTCGGCCCGTCCCGTCGCTGACGTCATGGGTAGCTACCACCCGCACGGCGACGCTTCGATCTATGACGCCTTGGTGCGCATGGCGCAGGACTGGTCGATGCGCGTGCCGCTCATCGACGGGCAGGGCAATTTCGGCTCGATCGACGGCGATCCGCCGGCGGCGATGCGTTATACGGAATCCCGCCTGACGAAGGTCGCCCACGAGCTTCTCGAGGATATCGACAAGGAAACGGTCGATTTCCAGGAAAACTATGATGCGACGACGGAGGAGCCGAAGGTTCTGCCGGCACGCTTCCCGAACCTGCTGGTCAACGGCTCCGGCGGCATCGCCGTCGGCATGGCGACGAACATTCCGCCGCACAACCTCTCCGAGGTCATCAATGGCTGTATCGCGCTGATCGACAATCCGGCGATCGAGCTGCCCGAGATGATGGAGATCATCCCCGGTCCGGATTTCCCGACCGGTGCAAAGATCCTCGGCCGCGCCGGCATCCGCTCCGCCTATGAGACGGGGCGCGGCTCGGTCGTCATGCGCGGTGTCGCGACCATCGAACCGATGCGCGGCGATCGCGAGCAGATCATTATCACCGAGGTTCCCTATCAGGTGAACAAGGCGTCGATGATCGAGAAGATGGCCGAACTCGTGCGCGAGAAGCGCATCGAGGGCATCTCGGATTTGCGCGACGAGTCCGACCGCCAGGGCTATCGCGTCGTCGTCGAACTCAAGCGCGATGCCAACGCCGACGTCATCCTGAACCAGCTTTATCGCTATACGCCGCTGCAGACCTCTTTCGGCTGCAACATGGTGGCGCTGAATGGCGGCAAGCCCGAGCTGATGAACCTGATGGATATGCTGCGCGCTTTCGTGGCTTTCCGCGAGGAAGTCATCAGCCGCCGCACGAAGTATCTGCTGCGCAAGGCGCGTGATCGCGCCCACGTCTTGGTCGGTCTGGCGATTGCGGTCGCCAATATCGACGAAGTCATCCGCGTCATTCGGCAAGCGCCCGATCCGCAATCGGCCCGCGAAGAGTTGATGACACGCCGCTGGAATGCGGCCGATGTCGAGTCGCTTATCCGGCTAATCGACGACCCGCGTCACCGCATCAACGAGGACGGCACTTACAATCTATCCGAAGAGCAGGCGCGCGCCATTCTCGAACTGCGTCTGGCACGTCTCACCGCTCTCGGCCGTGACGAAATCGATGAAGAACTCAACCAGATCGGTGCAGAAATCAAGGACTACCTTGATATTCTTTCGTCGCGCGCTCGGATCCAAACCATTGTAAAAGAAGAGCTTGCCGCGGTTCGTGATGAGTTCGGAACTCCGCGCCGCACCGAGATCGTCGATGGCGGCCTCGAGATGGACGACGAGGATCTGATCGCCCGCGAGGACATGGTCGTCACCGTTTCCCATCTCGGCTATATCAAGCGGGTGCCGCTGACCACCTATCGTGCGCAGCGCCGTGGTGGCAAAGGCCGCTCCGGAATGACGACCCGCGACGAGGATTTCGTTACCCGGCTATTCGTTCTCAATACACATACGCCGGTTCTGTTCTTCTCGTCCCGCGGTATCGTCTACAAGGAAAAGGTCTGGCGTCTGCCGATCGGCACGCCGACATCGCGCGGCAAGGCACTGATCAACATGCTGCCGCTGGAACCCGGCGAACGCATCACCACGATCATGCCTCTGCCGGAGGATGAAGACAGCTGGGACAATCTCGACGTGATGTTCACGACGACGCGCGGAACCGTGCGTCGCAACAAACTGTCGGATTTCGTGCAGGTCAATCGTAACGGCAAGATCGCCATGAAGCTCGAGGAAGAGGGTGATGAAATCCTCTCTGTCGAGACCTGCACCGAGCATGACGACGTGCTGATGACTACGGCGCTCGGCCAGTGCATCCGCTTCTCGGTTTCGGATGTACGCGTCTTTGCCGGCCGCAACTCCATCGGTGTTCGCGGCATCAGCCTTGCATCCGGCGATCGCATCATCTCGATGACGATCGTCCGCCATGTGGATGCCGAGCCATGGGAGCGCGCGGCCTATCTCAAACGCTCCGTCAGCGAGCGCCGCTCCGCAACGGGCGATGACGAGGAGATTGCGCTGGTCGGCGAAGAGGTCACCGAAGAGGGGCAGCTCAGTGACGAACGTTACGAGGAGCTTAAGGCTCTCGAGCAGTTCGTTCTGACGGTCTCGGAAAAAGGCTTCGGCAAGCGTTCGTCTTCCTATGATTTCCGTATCTCCGGTCGCGGCGGCAAGGGTATTCGCGCTACCGACACGTCGAAGACGGGCGAGATCGGCGAACTTGTTGCTGCCTTCCCGGTCGAGGACGGCGATCAGATCATGCTCGTCTCGGATGGCGGTCAGCTGATCCGCGTGCCCGTCGGCGGCATCCGCATCGCCAGCCGCGCCACCAAGGGCGTCACCATCTTCTCGACGGCCAAGGACGAAAAGGTCGTATCCGTCGAGCGTATCAGCGAGCCGGAAGGCGATGAGGATGATGCTTCGGCAGCCGAGGACGATGTTGCTGCCGGTGAGGCAGGAGATGCCGGTAGCGAGGGTAGCAGCGAAGAATAA
- a CDS encoding NAD-dependent epimerase/dehydratase family protein, producing the protein MRIVLTGSSGRLGRAIFNALAPSHRVIGIDHSPFSTTHLLGDFTDAALLRQALTGADAVIHCAALHAPHVGAVSDDEFRRINVDGTRQLAEAALAAGVKRLVFTSTTALYGRAVVPGHCTWVDEDTVPQPKSIYHRTKLEAEQVLKGMTGPDLQVRVLRMSRSFPEPANVMAVHRLHRGADIRDVADAHVAALTNGGKEFQRHIVSAGALFKPEDCEALAVDAASIIQLRAPGLAAKFAQRNWSLPNKIDRIYASKSAGTVLGWHFRFGYDEVFAQLDRESLEVLAPFSQGNGQAE; encoded by the coding sequence ATGCGCATTGTCCTGACAGGCAGCTCCGGGCGACTTGGCCGGGCAATCTTTAATGCGTTGGCGCCAAGCCATAGGGTGATAGGCATCGATCATTCGCCGTTTTCGACGACGCATCTCCTCGGAGATTTTACCGATGCGGCGTTGCTGCGCCAGGCGCTGACGGGTGCGGATGCAGTCATCCATTGCGCGGCCCTGCATGCCCCTCATGTGGGCGCAGTTTCCGACGATGAATTTCGCCGCATCAATGTGGACGGAACACGGCAGCTGGCGGAAGCGGCACTGGCTGCCGGCGTCAAGAGACTGGTGTTTACCAGCACGACCGCACTTTATGGTCGCGCCGTCGTTCCCGGTCATTGCACATGGGTCGACGAAGACACCGTACCACAACCGAAAAGCATCTATCACCGCACGAAACTGGAAGCCGAGCAGGTCCTCAAAGGCATGACTGGCCCGGATTTGCAGGTCCGCGTTTTACGCATGTCTCGAAGTTTTCCAGAACCAGCCAATGTGATGGCTGTTCATCGCCTGCATCGCGGCGCCGATATCCGCGACGTTGCAGATGCCCATGTCGCGGCGCTGACGAATGGCGGCAAGGAGTTTCAACGACATATCGTTTCCGCCGGCGCGTTGTTCAAACCGGAAGATTGCGAGGCGCTCGCAGTGGACGCCGCCTCCATCATCCAGCTGCGCGCCCCCGGCCTTGCCGCGAAATTTGCACAGCGAAACTGGTCGCTGCCCAACAAAATCGATCGCATCTACGCATCGAAATCTGCCGGCACGGTTCTCGGCTGGCATTTCCGTTTTGGCTATGACGAGGTTTTCGCGCAGCTGGATCGGGAAAGCCTGGAGGTTCTGGCGCCCTTTTCGCAGGGCAACGGACAAGCGGAATAA
- the coaD gene encoding pantetheine-phosphate adenylyltransferase — protein sequence MTTAFYPGSFDPMTNGHLDVLVQALNVAAKVIVAIGIHPGKKPLFSFEERAELIRRSLGEALPQKAGDISVVAFDNLVVDAARAHGATLLVRGLRDGTDLDYEMQMAGMNRQMAPDIQTLFLPAGTASRPITATLVRQIASMGGDVSAFVPSAVLEALNGKLKNKASGNS from the coding sequence ATGACGACAGCCTTTTATCCTGGGTCTTTCGACCCGATGACCAACGGACATCTGGATGTCCTCGTGCAGGCGTTGAACGTCGCCGCCAAGGTGATCGTCGCGATTGGCATTCACCCCGGCAAGAAGCCGCTTTTCTCCTTCGAGGAGCGGGCGGAACTCATCCGCAGATCGCTCGGTGAGGCTCTGCCGCAGAAGGCGGGCGATATTTCCGTCGTTGCTTTCGACAATCTGGTCGTCGATGCCGCCCGTGCCCATGGCGCGACCTTGCTGGTGCGTGGCCTGCGCGATGGCACCGATCTCGATTATGAAATGCAGATGGCTGGCATGAACCGGCAGATGGCGCCGGATATCCAAACGCTGTTTCTGCCCGCCGGCACGGCCTCTCGGCCCATAACCGCCACATTGGTGCGGCAGATCGCATCCATGGGCGGCGATGTCAGCGCCTTCGTGCCGTCGGCGGTTCTGGAAGCGCTGAACGGCAAACTCAAAAATAAGGCCAGCGGCAACAGCTGA
- a CDS encoding peptidylprolyl isomerase: protein MKLFHIALAGFLSLAAFAGSAFSAAAADLLTIQLKDGPVVIQLMPEVAPKHVAQIEALAKKGAYDNVVFHRVIDGFMAQTGDVQYGNASKGYDPNKAGTGGSDLPNLPAEFSKVPFQRGTVGMARAQDPNSANSQFFIMFANGDFLNGQYTVVGKVVSGMELVDKIKRGEGQNGEVSNPDKMIKVTVTKK, encoded by the coding sequence ATGAAACTCTTTCATATTGCATTGGCAGGATTCCTGAGCCTTGCCGCCTTCGCAGGCAGCGCGTTCTCGGCCGCAGCCGCAGATCTTTTGACCATCCAGCTCAAGGACGGCCCGGTGGTCATCCAGTTGATGCCGGAGGTTGCTCCGAAGCACGTTGCCCAGATCGAGGCGCTGGCGAAGAAGGGTGCCTACGACAACGTCGTCTTCCATCGCGTCATCGATGGTTTCATGGCTCAGACCGGCGACGTCCAGTATGGCAATGCCTCCAAGGGTTATGATCCGAACAAGGCCGGCACCGGCGGCTCCGATCTGCCGAACCTTCCGGCCGAATTCTCCAAGGTTCCGTTCCAGCGCGGCACCGTCGGCATGGCGCGCGCCCAGGATCCGAACTCCGCCAACTCGCAATTCTTCATCATGTTCGCCAATGGCGATTTCCTGAACGGCCAGTACACGGTCGTCGGCAAGGTCGTCTCGGGCATGGAGCTCGTCGACAAGATCAAGCGAGGCGAAGGCCAGAACGGTGAAGTGAGCAACCCGGACAAGATGATCAAGGTCACCGTCACCAAGAAGTGA
- a CDS encoding peptidylprolyl isomerase, which produces MAEIKDPENTLILETTKGQVVIQLLPQVAPEHVARIKELAREKAYDGVVFHRVIDGFMAQTGDVQFGKQGSETFNPGRAGMGGSSKPDLKAEFSATSHIRGTCSMARSQNPNSANSQFFICFADAPWLNKQYSVWGQVISGMEFVDQIKRGEPVKDPDSIVSARVAADV; this is translated from the coding sequence ATGGCTGAGATCAAGGATCCAGAAAACACCCTCATCCTGGAAACCACCAAGGGCCAGGTTGTCATTCAGCTTCTGCCGCAGGTTGCTCCCGAGCATGTCGCCCGCATCAAGGAACTTGCGCGCGAAAAGGCCTATGACGGCGTCGTCTTCCATCGCGTCATCGACGGCTTCATGGCCCAGACCGGCGACGTGCAGTTTGGCAAGCAGGGCAGCGAAACCTTCAATCCTGGCCGTGCCGGCATGGGCGGCTCTTCCAAGCCGGATTTGAAGGCCGAGTTCTCCGCAACGTCGCATATTCGCGGCACCTGTTCGATGGCCCGTTCGCAGAACCCGAACTCGGCCAATTCCCAGTTCTTTATCTGCTTCGCAGATGCTCCCTGGCTGAACAAACAGTACTCCGTCTGGGGTCAGGTCATCTCCGGCATGGAATTCGTCGACCAGATCAAGCGCGGCGAACCGGTAAAGGATCCGGATTCGATCGTATCCGCGCGGGTTGCCGCCGACGTCTGA
- the queA gene encoding tRNA preQ1(34) S-adenosylmethionine ribosyltransferase-isomerase QueA produces MRVDLFDFDLPEERIALRPAEPRDSARLLVVDPNDSANTLSDHKVRDLPSFLRPGDAMVFNDTKVIPAQLEGIRHREGAPGQQVSATLHMRAAPDRWKAFARPGKRIKIGDRIQFGHGENVCVLGSLDATVEEKGEGGEITLRFDLSGPALDEAIAAVGHIPLPPYIAAKRPEDERDRADYQTIYAREEGAVAAPTAGLHFTPSLFAELDAMGVERHFVTLHVGAGTFLPVKADDTDDHKMHFEIGYVDAATAARLNAVKARGGRIVCVGTTSLRLIESAAADDGTIQPWQGATGIFITPGYRFKAVDMLMTNFHLPRSTLFMLVSAFAGLDTMRAAYTHAIETGYRFYSYGDGSLLHRKD; encoded by the coding sequence ATGCGTGTTGATCTTTTCGACTTTGATCTGCCGGAGGAGCGTATCGCGCTCAGGCCCGCCGAGCCGCGCGACAGCGCGCGCCTCCTCGTCGTCGATCCGAATGATAGTGCCAACACGCTGAGCGACCATAAGGTGCGGGATCTGCCATCTTTCCTGCGCCCCGGCGACGCCATGGTCTTCAACGATACCAAGGTGATACCGGCGCAGCTGGAAGGTATTCGTCATCGCGAAGGCGCCCCTGGCCAGCAGGTCTCGGCGACGCTGCATATGCGTGCCGCGCCGGATCGCTGGAAGGCCTTTGCCAGGCCCGGAAAACGCATCAAGATCGGTGACCGCATCCAGTTCGGCCACGGCGAAAATGTCTGCGTTCTGGGCTCGCTCGATGCGACTGTCGAGGAGAAGGGCGAGGGCGGCGAAATTACTCTGCGGTTCGATCTATCCGGCCCAGCGTTGGACGAAGCGATCGCCGCGGTCGGGCATATTCCCCTGCCGCCCTATATCGCGGCGAAGCGCCCGGAAGACGAGCGCGATCGCGCCGATTACCAGACGATTTACGCGCGTGAAGAGGGCGCCGTCGCGGCACCTACCGCTGGCCTGCATTTCACGCCATCCCTGTTTGCCGAGCTTGATGCCATGGGCGTCGAACGGCATTTCGTGACGCTGCATGTCGGGGCCGGTACCTTCCTGCCCGTCAAGGCCGATGATACCGACGACCACAAGATGCATTTCGAGATCGGCTATGTCGATGCCGCCACCGCCGCAAGGCTCAATGCCGTCAAGGCGAGGGGCGGGCGCATCGTCTGTGTCGGAACTACGTCGCTGCGGCTGATCGAAAGTGCCGCCGCTGACGACGGCACCATTCAGCCCTGGCAAGGTGCTACCGGCATTTTCATTACGCCCGGCTACCGCTTCAAGGCTGTCGACATGCTGATGACCAATTTCCACCTGCCGCGCTCGACCCTGTTCATGCTCGTATCGGCCTTTGCCGGCCTCGATACGATGCGAGCGGCCTATACCCATGCTATCGAGACGGGCTATCGCTTCTATTCCTATGGCGATGGCAGCCTGCTCCACCGGAAAGACTAG
- the tgt gene encoding tRNA guanosine(34) transglycosylase Tgt, with protein sequence MSESFQFQLKKTDGGARLGEVSMPRGTIRTPAFMPVGTVGTVKAMYLDQVRETGADIILGNTYHLMLRPTAERVARLGGLHELIRWPHPILTDSGGFQVMSLSGLRKLDEQGVTFKSHVDGSLHHMSPERSIEIQGLLGSDIQMQLDECVALPATPKEIERAMEMSLRWADRCKVAFGNQPGKAMFGIVQGGDVPELRVRSAKALSGMDLKGYAVGGLAVGEPQEVMLRMLEITLPELPTEKPRYLMGVGTPDDILKSVARGIDMFDCVMPTRSGRHGLAFTRRGKVNIRNARHAEDMRPLDEQSNCPASRDYSRAYLHHLVRANEALGGMLLSWHNLAYYQELMQGIRQAIAEGRFADFMAETIENWARGDLEPV encoded by the coding sequence ATGAGCGAGAGCTTTCAGTTTCAATTGAAGAAGACCGACGGCGGCGCGCGCCTCGGCGAAGTTTCCATGCCGCGCGGGACCATCCGCACGCCGGCATTCATGCCCGTCGGCACCGTCGGCACCGTCAAGGCCATGTACCTCGACCAGGTGCGCGAAACCGGCGCGGATATCATTCTCGGTAATACCTATCATCTGATGCTGCGCCCGACCGCCGAGCGTGTCGCCCGCCTTGGCGGCCTGCACGAGCTGATCCGCTGGCCACACCCGATCCTCACCGATTCCGGCGGTTTCCAGGTGATGTCGCTGTCCGGTCTGCGCAAGCTGGATGAGCAGGGCGTGACATTCAAATCGCATGTCGATGGCAGCTTGCATCATATGTCGCCGGAGCGCTCGATCGAGATCCAGGGCCTGCTCGGCTCCGATATCCAGATGCAGCTCGATGAATGCGTCGCCTTGCCGGCAACGCCGAAAGAAATCGAGCGCGCGATGGAAATGTCGCTGCGCTGGGCGGACCGCTGTAAGGTGGCCTTCGGCAACCAGCCCGGCAAGGCGATGTTCGGCATCGTTCAGGGCGGCGACGTGCCTGAGCTGCGCGTCCGCTCCGCAAAGGCACTGAGCGGCATGGACCTGAAGGGCTATGCAGTCGGCGGTCTCGCCGTCGGCGAGCCGCAGGAGGTTATGCTGCGTATGCTCGAGATCACGCTTCCGGAGCTGCCGACGGAAAAGCCGCGCTATCTGATGGGGGTCGGCACGCCCGACGACATTTTGAAATCCGTCGCGCGCGGCATCGACATGTTCGATTGCGTGATGCCGACCCGCTCGGGCCGTCACGGACTGGCCTTCACGCGTCGCGGCAAGGTCAACATCCGCAACGCCCGCCACGCCGAAGACATGCGCCCGCTGGACGAGCAATCCAATTGCCCAGCCTCGCGGGACTACTCGCGCGCCTATCTGCATCATCTCGTCCGCGCCAACGAAGCGCTCGGCGGCATGCTGCTCTCGTGGCATAATCTAGCCTACTATCAGGAACTGATGCAGGGCATCCGCCAGGCGATCGCCGAAGGCCGCTTTGCCGATTTCATGGCGGAAACGATAGAAAATTGGGCGAGGGGCGATCTCGAGCCGGTGTGA
- a CDS encoding VOC family protein, which yields MRLNHLDLHVPDVAATRDFFVSVFGLTEVETRGANGLAILGDDAGLELVISRPVGKFGGADSVSIGRNTYHIGFMQPSREAVDLLFERAKSSGCEILKPPSAIRGNWSFYCFAPGRILVEVGWRMDLALLVNHLLSIDCYP from the coding sequence ATGAGACTGAACCACCTGGATCTGCATGTTCCCGATGTCGCTGCGACGCGGGATTTCTTTGTTTCCGTTTTTGGCCTGACGGAAGTGGAAACGCGCGGCGCAAATGGCCTCGCCATTCTTGGCGACGACGCCGGGCTCGAACTTGTCATCAGTCGGCCGGTCGGGAAATTCGGCGGCGCCGATAGCGTCTCCATCGGTCGCAATACCTATCATATCGGCTTCATGCAGCCGTCCCGGGAGGCGGTCGATCTGCTGTTCGAGCGAGCGAAATCGAGCGGCTGCGAAATCTTGAAACCACCTTCGGCCATACGTGGCAATTGGTCGTTTTACTGTTTTGCACCGGGGCGAATCCTCGTCGAAGTCGGCTGGCGCATGGACCTCGCTCTGTTGGTAAATCATTTATTATCGATTGATTGCTATCCTTAA
- a CDS encoding cell wall hydrolase yields the protein MRAQRKFGACLSGLLVVGLAATSCTTTQKTTPTPSNTTKPIRGAKVTYNYTTKDKDCLERAMYFESERSDPSGYMAVGTVVMNRLTSGAYPPTICGVVAQEKQFAPGVMTREVKDQAKPDLEVAAAKILRGERHPQVKDAMFFHTEGLRFPYDNMHYVAYAGGNAFYEKRGRDGELQTPAPLPAYEVAMNYVPTQGAPQSPFVLPETQPASTTSAVAAFTPVSNPTVTMPQSTIVIPTAVPIPTPAPTDMAISGPLSSGETTYTNTPMPASTVVIPQPRPEFDGNTPAGNPLRIRG from the coding sequence TTGAGGGCGCAACGCAAATTCGGGGCATGTCTTTCGGGGCTATTGGTTGTAGGTTTGGCCGCTACCAGCTGCACGACGACACAGAAGACAACCCCCACCCCCAGCAATACCACCAAGCCCATTCGTGGCGCTAAAGTAACGTACAATTACACGACCAAGGACAAGGACTGTCTCGAGCGTGCAATGTACTTCGAATCGGAGCGGTCCGACCCGAGTGGTTACATGGCAGTCGGTACGGTTGTGATGAACAGGCTGACCTCCGGTGCATATCCGCCCACGATCTGCGGCGTCGTTGCCCAGGAAAAGCAGTTCGCCCCGGGTGTGATGACCAGGGAAGTCAAGGATCAGGCAAAGCCGGATCTCGAAGTTGCTGCCGCGAAGATCCTGCGTGGCGAGCGGCATCCCCAGGTAAAGGACGCGATGTTCTTTCATACCGAAGGCCTGAGATTCCCATACGATAATATGCACTACGTCGCTTATGCCGGCGGCAACGCGTTCTATGAGAAGCGTGGTCGCGATGGCGAATTGCAAACGCCTGCGCCGCTTCCGGCTTACGAGGTTGCGATGAATTACGTGCCCACGCAGGGCGCGCCGCAATCTCCGTTCGTCCTGCCGGAAACGCAGCCGGCGTCCACGACGTCTGCCGTTGCGGCATTTACGCCGGTCTCGAACCCGACGGTGACCATGCCGCAGAGTACCATCGTTATCCCAACTGCCGTTCCGATCCCGACGCCCGCACCCACCGACATGGCAATTTCGGGACCGCTTTCGAGCGGCGAAACTACCTACACGAATACGCCGATGCCGGCATCGACGGTCGTCATTCCGCAGCCGCGTCCAGAGTTCGATGGCAATACACCGGCGGGAAATCCGCTTAGAATTCGCGGTTAG